One stretch of Chryseobacterium indologenes DNA includes these proteins:
- a CDS encoding N-acetylmuramoyl-L-alanine amidase: MAKKGVLKIIGNPSPKTGEKTIYKVTEWYPTTPAKERKESLVTWELFRKRDNGKFTTTNIKKQGIGEFTFRKDAWKYIYRIEGYIHHPEGKEPMSIIVKPQKNSTQAPPKEKKILEVKLVYQDGSPISKALNYKDQLRAIAKCQGLEGENITFTLWEDDENSKGHNPKNQFITKSSPIQVDSKGYARWNFGLLDTYISIANKREDDTKQHEYYVTANYNGKIGASDNVNANNPEYKAPTPPVKQPTGAQTLPQPSPQPNPDTPKGSTRPNSPNNQPDKQGAITKIKLTDKNGKEFTQNPKSGESIKILIEGNDIAGKNYVLKIWEHDSSGNNKPLYNRPQTFKENKEEITIPLTDEMQKSGGINDPKTNNGEYWKGGQHEIFAEVIFLNISTQSKAISVDPLEAPKKQDNGTTPTNKEKDTLPANKVCECEEFKLIWGKKVSCKFRKKVVAIAKDLWPNDYKNMANNLMAVFAWETGETFKTDIPNRKGSGATGLIQFLPERAQEYLGKCTMETVPNYFNSKDPKLHNLPRVKEFAEMKPEDQLDYVKKYFEDIRGKKLEFVDFYLKVLFPASMLKPEHYVFGLEKFKNEIGLASDSEKVRQKRVDKYSTNSGMDTFKDGKISKSEIALSIQPFITKGIPEIFTKGSTTQPQNSTDTKSKSDAVVITDAGHGIGGDPGAGSGPDTESVMTLEVETKTAESLAKLGIKNTRTRTTVLPSQKVDQVTFRANVFKNNNGKVMVSHHLNSVGDTFLIMYHPAKLNKLINPKKPKEGYTSVAGGSSPEFLKNSLTLGKYIKEELIKIGRKAELREATVPHTNYSSLGILRGVDGADNAGVLIEMGSVSDTNTKYLREHSQEIGNAIANGIAKYLNVKPGEKTENNLGECEEAAPIKAVPSSPTPTNDDQCPNGKCIHFADVVPNPVLNTQGGKNKNRFHGIPRVRTKKVNGKNVTYTYYHGATDILTKVGTPLHSLTCGEVVHIRTDLPQDDSVKGYESPTSYGNTIMIKSDIDGFGTVYFFYAHLSKVSVKVGQKVKHNDPIGLSGSTGNAMHVDVSVRHVHIEAGTQITSVKDLKCMIVKDKRIDPEQFMKTKFDKNGN, encoded by the coding sequence ATGGCAAAAAAAGGTGTTTTAAAAATTATAGGAAATCCTTCTCCAAAAACAGGAGAAAAAACAATATATAAAGTAACCGAATGGTATCCTACTACTCCGGCTAAAGAACGAAAAGAATCTTTAGTAACCTGGGAACTATTCAGGAAAAGAGATAACGGAAAGTTTACAACAACCAATATCAAGAAACAAGGCATTGGCGAATTTACATTCAGAAAGGATGCATGGAAATATATCTACAGAATAGAGGGATACATCCATCATCCTGAAGGAAAAGAACCAATGTCTATCATTGTAAAACCTCAGAAAAATAGTACACAGGCCCCTCCTAAAGAGAAAAAAATTCTTGAAGTAAAACTTGTTTACCAGGATGGTTCTCCTATATCCAAAGCATTAAATTATAAAGATCAGCTCAGAGCCATTGCTAAATGTCAGGGACTGGAAGGAGAAAACATCACATTCACTCTTTGGGAAGATGATGAAAATAGTAAAGGTCACAATCCGAAAAATCAGTTTATCACAAAGTCGTCTCCTATACAGGTAGACAGTAAAGGCTATGCCCGCTGGAATTTTGGACTGCTTGATACTTATATTTCTATTGCCAATAAAAGAGAGGATGATACCAAACAGCATGAATATTACGTTACAGCAAATTATAACGGGAAAATAGGAGCTTCAGATAATGTGAATGCCAATAACCCCGAGTATAAAGCTCCTACTCCACCAGTGAAGCAGCCTACCGGTGCTCAGACCTTGCCACAACCTTCTCCTCAGCCTAATCCGGATACTCCTAAAGGATCAACAAGACCTAATTCACCCAATAATCAACCTGATAAACAAGGGGCAATAACAAAAATAAAACTGACCGATAAAAACGGTAAAGAATTTACTCAAAATCCTAAATCAGGAGAGTCCATAAAAATTCTTATAGAAGGAAATGATATTGCGGGTAAAAATTATGTTCTGAAAATCTGGGAACATGATAGTTCCGGAAATAACAAACCTTTGTACAATCGTCCTCAGACCTTTAAGGAAAATAAGGAAGAAATTACCATTCCTCTAACTGATGAAATGCAAAAATCCGGTGGCATTAACGATCCTAAAACAAATAATGGTGAATACTGGAAAGGTGGCCAACATGAAATTTTTGCAGAAGTCATCTTCCTTAATATTTCAACTCAATCAAAAGCTATTAGTGTAGATCCACTGGAAGCTCCAAAGAAGCAGGATAACGGAACCACTCCTACCAATAAAGAAAAAGATACTCTTCCAGCCAATAAGGTATGTGAGTGTGAAGAATTCAAATTAATATGGGGGAAAAAAGTAAGCTGTAAGTTCAGGAAGAAAGTTGTAGCCATTGCAAAAGACCTTTGGCCTAATGACTATAAAAATATGGCTAATAATCTCATGGCAGTTTTTGCATGGGAAACAGGAGAAACATTTAAAACAGATATTCCCAATAGAAAAGGGTCAGGAGCTACCGGATTAATTCAGTTTTTACCTGAAAGAGCCCAAGAGTATTTGGGTAAATGTACAATGGAAACGGTTCCCAATTATTTTAATTCTAAAGATCCAAAGTTGCACAATTTACCTCGGGTTAAGGAATTTGCAGAAATGAAACCTGAGGATCAACTGGATTATGTGAAAAAATATTTTGAAGATATACGAGGAAAAAAACTAGAGTTTGTAGATTTTTATCTTAAGGTATTATTTCCAGCGTCAATGTTAAAACCTGAACATTATGTATTTGGGTTGGAAAAGTTTAAAAATGAAATAGGGCTTGCCAGTGATAGTGAGAAAGTCAGACAGAAGCGGGTTGATAAATACTCCACGAATTCTGGTATGGATACTTTTAAAGATGGAAAAATCTCAAAATCTGAAATCGCATTATCTATTCAACCTTTTATCACCAAAGGAATACCGGAAATATTTACTAAAGGATCCACAACACAGCCACAAAACAGTACTGACACAAAATCAAAATCAGATGCTGTTGTTATTACTGATGCTGGACATGGAATTGGTGGTGACCCTGGAGCAGGCAGTGGCCCTGATACAGAATCAGTAATGACTTTAGAAGTTGAAACTAAAACTGCCGAAAGCTTAGCAAAACTTGGAATAAAAAATACAAGAACAAGGACTACTGTTCTTCCAAGTCAAAAAGTTGACCAGGTGACCTTTAGAGCGAATGTTTTTAAAAATAACAATGGTAAAGTAATGGTAAGTCATCACCTTAATTCAGTTGGTGATACCTTCTTAATTATGTACCATCCTGCCAAACTTAATAAATTAATTAATCCTAAAAAACCAAAAGAAGGTTATACATCCGTTGCAGGAGGATCATCTCCAGAATTTTTAAAAAATTCTCTAACTTTAGGAAAATATATCAAAGAAGAATTAATTAAAATTGGAAGAAAAGCTGAATTACGGGAAGCTACAGTACCCCATACTAACTATTCGTCATTAGGAATTTTAAGGGGTGTAGATGGAGCAGATAATGCCGGAGTACTTATAGAAATGGGATCTGTATCGGATACAAATACAAAGTATCTAAGGGAACATTCTCAAGAAATTGGTAATGCTATTGCCAATGGAATAGCAAAATATCTCAATGTAAAACCTGGCGAAAAAACAGAAAATAACCTTGGAGAATGTGAGGAAGCAGCTCCAATAAAAGCTGTCCCAAGCTCCCCTACTCCTACAAATGATGATCAATGTCCAAACGGAAAATGTATACATTTTGCAGATGTTGTACCTAATCCTGTTCTTAATACTCAGGGAGGAAAAAATAAAAATAGATTCCATGGGATTCCTAGGGTAAGAACTAAGAAAGTAAATGGAAAAAACGTAACTTATACTTATTATCATGGAGCGACAGACATCCTAACAAAAGTAGGAACCCCTCTTCACTCTTTAACATGTGGGGAAGTTGTTCATATCAGAACCGATTTACCTCAGGATGATAGTGTAAAAGGATATGAAAGCCCTACAAGTTATGGAAATACAATCATGATAAAATCAGATATTGATGGATTTGGAACGGTATACTTTTTCTACGCACACCTTTCAAAAGTTAGTGTTAAAGTGGGGCAAAAAGTAAAACATAATGATCCGATAGGTTTATCAGGCAGCACCGGTAATGCTATGCACGTTGATGTATCTGTAAGACACGTTCACATTGAAGCAGGAACTCAGATAACATCAGTAAAAGACTTAAAGTGTATGATTGTTAAAGACAAAAGAATTGATCCGGAACAATTCATGAAAACAAAATTTGATAAAAATGGAAACTAA
- a CDS encoding DUF4280 and LysM peptidoglycan-binding domain-containing protein translates to MKNYVIQQGDTFSSLARQFKLKNENVLKTYHNLNCPAGDVMQEPIPGKSILIPDDPELTNEETDPQDSAAPSSQDDSADNTSQNDTSSSETQNERQAYEKEQGKPNKKQESKDQKQESGGSDPHEGKYFIVQKGTVQCNQGFKFPKFKVTSQQKHYWNNAEGQADYLAVTEDDLQFDPPTQPFGQCKLKPSAGGYLPCAYAPAGKWQKPYEKVKIMGKSCLTEISELMCSTGGKITILKHGQQTEVSKSHAANADSREQQVYNPVVDFDEFKEENEENEAEAW, encoded by the coding sequence ATGAAAAATTATGTCATACAGCAGGGCGATACTTTCAGTTCATTAGCCCGGCAGTTTAAATTAAAAAATGAGAATGTTTTAAAAACCTATCATAATCTTAACTGCCCCGCAGGAGATGTCATGCAGGAACCCATTCCGGGAAAGAGCATTCTTATTCCTGATGATCCTGAATTGACAAACGAAGAAACGGATCCGCAGGACTCTGCTGCTCCATCTTCTCAGGATGACTCAGCAGATAATACATCACAAAATGACACTTCCTCCAGTGAGACACAGAATGAAAGACAAGCCTATGAAAAAGAGCAAGGAAAACCAAACAAGAAGCAGGAAAGTAAAGATCAGAAACAAGAAAGCGGAGGTTCTGATCCTCATGAAGGTAAATATTTCATAGTACAAAAAGGAACAGTACAATGCAATCAGGGATTCAAGTTTCCTAAATTTAAAGTGACCAGCCAACAAAAGCATTATTGGAACAATGCTGAAGGACAAGCTGATTATCTTGCAGTAACCGAAGATGACTTACAGTTTGACCCACCAACTCAACCTTTTGGACAATGTAAGCTCAAGCCTTCTGCAGGAGGGTATCTTCCCTGTGCCTATGCTCCAGCCGGAAAATGGCAAAAACCTTATGAAAAAGTAAAAATCATGGGGAAAAGCTGTCTTACGGAAATTTCGGAACTGATGTGCAGCACTGGTGGAAAAATTACCATACTCAAACATGGCCAACAAACTGAGGTCAGCAAAAGCCATGCAGCCAATGCTGATTCCCGTGAACAACAGGTTTATAATCCTGTTGTAGATTTTGATGAATTTAAAGAAGAAAACGAAGAAAATGAGGCAGAAGCTTGGTAA
- a CDS encoding LysM peptidoglycan-binding domain-containing protein has product MDIDFLEYKVRNGDTLNSIASRLGITGEELKSFHNSHCQRMNRIWFEHLNEVKSILVPIHIKTEKQKDQERTDTLPSSQQSDSFFAKTYNVSESFESPFETPLTIDYRINLDVRKDQNKSLYIVSYRQDQFKTNGKTPDNKMSELSIACMKSIMPIDFILSDSGNITGLADHKKVTQTFTEKRQDIEGFYMGEVSMKYINTFEKSISDESFFLHQFQSTLLFQTLFPKMDWFGRELSWTEPFYFFQNSFPVQCNLEIEQEDEDTLFLTTIIRGNIVELYSLQELKTGQKRNEAAEHPVSGEIIIEYNTHKKNKTLTHARCTINLWHEGMHIKQHTITITQG; this is encoded by the coding sequence ATGGATATTGATTTTTTAGAATATAAGGTTCGTAACGGAGATACCCTGAATTCCATTGCTTCCCGGTTGGGCATAACCGGAGAGGAACTTAAATCATTTCATAATTCCCATTGCCAGAGAATGAACAGGATTTGGTTTGAACATCTTAATGAAGTGAAAAGTATTCTCGTTCCCATCCATATTAAAACTGAAAAACAAAAGGATCAGGAAAGAACAGATACACTTCCGTCTTCACAGCAGTCAGATTCTTTTTTCGCAAAGACCTATAACGTCTCTGAAAGTTTTGAAAGCCCGTTTGAAACACCTTTAACAATAGATTACAGGATTAATCTTGATGTTCGTAAAGACCAGAATAAAAGTCTTTATATCGTTTCTTACCGTCAGGATCAATTTAAGACTAATGGTAAAACTCCGGATAATAAGATGAGTGAGCTTTCTATTGCTTGTATGAAAAGTATCATGCCCATTGATTTTATCCTAAGTGATTCAGGTAACATTACCGGACTTGCAGACCATAAAAAAGTTACTCAAACCTTTACTGAAAAGCGTCAGGATATTGAAGGTTTTTATATGGGGGAAGTTTCCATGAAATACATCAACACTTTTGAAAAAAGTATTTCAGATGAATCTTTTTTTCTACACCAGTTTCAAAGTACACTTCTATTTCAAACTTTATTTCCCAAAATGGACTGGTTTGGAAGAGAATTAAGCTGGACAGAACCATTTTACTTTTTCCAAAATTCTTTTCCTGTACAATGTAATCTGGAAATTGAACAGGAAGATGAAGATACTCTATTTCTGACCACTATTATAAGAGGAAATATTGTTGAACTTTACAGTTTACAGGAATTAAAAACCGGCCAAAAGCGTAATGAAGCTGCCGAACATCCGGTCTCCGGAGAAATTATTATAGAATACAACACCCACAAAAAGAATAAAACCCTTACCCATGCAAGATGTACAATAAATCTCTGGCATGAGGGAATGCACATCAAGCAACACACAATCACCATAACACAAGGATAA